A stretch of DNA from Malus sylvestris chromosome 9, drMalSylv7.2, whole genome shotgun sequence:
AGTTACCCTTGCACTCACGTGAGGATCTATGTTCGAATTCCCTTCCCAGTATCACTAGCATTGATAGCAATACAAAACTATGTGAAACAGTTGAAGGGGTTGACTTTCTTAACTACCAGTCAACTCACAGGTAGGTTAATTTCCTTCTGTGGGTCTTCAAACTTTTCTTAATAAACAATCCACAATTTTTCACTATTGACTGTGTGTTGTGGTGGATTTTTACCATGTGTGTTTCTACGTTTGCTCAGCTTTGACTGGTTGGTCTAGGCTTTTGGATGATTTCGGATCAAAGAAAGTAAATCAGTGTGGATTTGCCATGATTCTCAAATATAAAAAGGAGGAAAAAAGTAAAAACCTACCAGTCGAAATTCCCTATCAAGATCATCTGCATACAGTTGCCTGAATTTGCGCATTGCCATGATTCTCAAATAAGTAAATACAAATCATTTCCCATTTAAATGTTGaaaaaatcaatatttaaaaaGTAATAATTCTTTTTTGTTTGCTGTAACTGATCATTGACTGCAAAACTACACGGATTGAAAACTCTAAAATTCTAATGCTTATACATGTTTTCATTAACTAATTGATCTGTTATTTCATCCACTATGGTAAGCAAAAATTTGATTaactaattaatctattatttcCCCTAAATGCTAATGCTGTCTAAGTTTGTAATGAGATAGAAGGGACTTACAAGTCTTTAAGGCATGAGCTCTTGGAATCCGAATCCTCTGGCGGTCTCCGATAATCCAACGAGAATACCGATGGCCCTGCAGGACTACTAGAGAGCTTCTGATCACGAGGCAGAAGAGGGAAGTTCTCAGCTGACGTGTGGCTCGAGGGAGCCGGAGAGAAAGGCGGCGAGGGGGAAGGAGACGGTGAGAATATGTACTTTTGGTTGCCAGGCCCTACACTGATTGGAAGTGGAGAGGGAGGTGTGGGAGGAGATGATGTCGGAGACGGGTAGGCTTTTTTCTCACCATCGTCCTCCATTGAAATATTTCCCCTACATGCAAATTAatgttctctctccctctctctttcttggCCTTGGAAGTATGTAATTAGGACAATGTGTCCCTCCGAGACAAAGTCATGACCTTCCCGggagtttttttgtttgaatctTAGGTATAACCTAACGGTCATGGGCATGCTCTTCAGCTGCTCATTCCTTGTTGCATGCGCATATTTACATGCCAATTTGGTAAGCTCGTTTACTTTTCCTTCTAGGTCtgtactttttcttttgggCTTTGACTAATTGTGTATTGCTCATGTGTACATAGTAGAAATGAGAAGCATAAAGACTCAAGAAACTTAAGAGGACAAGTAAGGAAAGTGAATCGGACCAACTAGTCTCCGACAACTTATATGATCATGATTTTCAAGTATTAAATTACGATCTCACACTTTTCTTAATAATTTCATATGTGTTTATAGCTAGAAAGtttgacataaaaaataaacacatgcaaagTTAGAAATCGGGGCATGTTTACTTATCATGAGAATGAAGATATAAAGGGAATAACATATCCCCGATACTCAAAATCAATtttgatcctttttttttttttttctggtacaCGTGAATTGGAATCATACGCATTTCTCTTAATCCTTAGTTGTAAATAAACGCAtgaatgaaaatgatacatgtTCCCTGTAAGCTAATTCTTATTAGTAAACATACCTTAAAAAGTGTTTAACACTCATACTTTAGTAAACGTAGAAGCCTGACGATGATGAAAATGATTTTGTTCTTATTCTCTATAATTAAAAGTGTGCCATAGTTTAGTTGGACACCAATCCTGTTTTCGATAGGTTTTGTACCAAGGTCCTAGACCCTGTGAGTAAGTACAGGTTGCTTTGCAGGTTGAACATAGCTGCGACCTACCAAGTTAAGTTGACCAGAAATTTCAACTAATAGAGAATTGAGAATGAGATGGATTCAATTTTAATGTTAATGAAATTTCTGATCACCGATTCTTGTCACAAAATGTGATTTTATATGAAAGGTACATATATTATTAACTTTGATTTTAACCAAAAGgcagagaaaaaaaattcttaaggTAAGACTTTCTACGAAGTTTCTGTCACCTTACAGTTTAACGTCAGAATTTTCTTTATCTTATTTTTAGTCATTGAGTGAATAAGTTAAACCAAAACGAccatcaagattaaacaagaaGAAGTGTTGTAATTACGATTATCATACTACATTAGAAAATAGTTTGTCACAACCTTTTGTGGTGGCCACATTTTTCTTTACACATGCATAGTTGCCAATGTTCACGTTGATTTTATATGATAGTTGCCAAGATTGTCACACTTTTCCTTATTGAATCTGAAGGACCGTTTGGGTTCATGTATAGTCACACTACTTTCATTTCTATAGCTTGATAATTGTTTCATTTCGTTAGCgtgtttatatatgtatatatggtaTACATTGTACAACATTGTATTTTTACATGTTCTTACATTACTTGGATgtcttttttttggtaaaaaggaaaatatttggatgtctttctttttcaaaattttaaattgaaatgttGGAAGAAACTAAAATCCGATTAGGAGAACTTTTCTAcccaaataaaagaaacaaacaaaaaaattttgactttttttgtagattttctttatgattcatctttattatttttttttcttttgaattctCTCTGTTTTGTTATGcttattttttctaatttttaaaaagACTTCCTACTagtaaaattataaaaagtaACATTTTTCGAGAATTGATCCAAACAAGGGCCAAAACCCCTGATAGCCAAATATAACTCGATGACAATTGTAAAAATGAACATAATTTTTACAAATTATATACATACTCAAgccaaacaaaattcaagtaaTTAGAaagcaaaaattgaagaggaataccTCCGAAGTGGACAAGACAATGGTGGACATTTGAAGGCTTTAGATTTGGTGACTGTCAGCCGCGGTGGTGGTTTTAGTTATGGGTGGAGGCGAAGCGAACACATTTTTTGGACTAACAACGGTGTTTGGATTTGGGGTTGCAATTGGAGGTAGAGGTGGAGGCAAAGGGACCATGGTTGACTGATTGCCGACTAtggtggtggttgtggttgGAAGTAGAAATGGAGGTGAAATGTGGTGGCAGTGGTTGAACTGAGAACCGTTGCATATGCTGGTATGGAGCTACTGTAGGTTGGGTGAACCATGTTATTTGATCAGTTTTTATCTTGTCCAGTGTATTCGTTTATGCACACAAGATTAAGCAGCAAATGGTTTCATACTTAACTAACTCACATTGGACCTGTTTGGCTAATTATGTTAAATTCAACAAAGTCACATTGGGTGACACATGTGCGCTTCCCACCTCTTTCTTGCTTAAAGCCGACCTGGAAAATTTATGTTTGGGATGTTTGGAAATTCCTAGCATGTTGCAATTTTGTTCAAAGCTCACTTGGTATACTCCAGAGAGCTAGTAGTGAAACTGACAAAAATATAGCTTGATGAGGGACAGCTCGTAACGGATCAAATTGGCTTGAGATACAGTTCGAGTTGCTAAACATTGTATTTTCGGACAAATTAATTGAGTTTTCATTGAGAGATGATGGTTGCTAGCCCTGCTTGAGTTGTATTTCTCATGGCGCCGCCGTAATTACAGGTATATAAAGCCTCACAGTCGTAAAGACCCATGTTGAAATTAAACTTGACAATATCTTAGTAAAATTGTCGTTACCATTACAATTGTTGTTGTCGTGTTCCGTCTTCAGTGCAACACGCTTTGTCCTATGTTATTATCATATATTGAATTTGTTCATAACTTGACAATTTGGGAGGATTTCACGGCTCTCTTTTATCCACAACCCAATAAACCTAAATAAAAATTCCAAACAGTTGAAGAAAATGCAACAGTTGTCAGCTGGAATTTCCGTTCTCCCCATAGTTTTGCAACTCCTGTGAAGTTTTATGCCGGCAATCTCACTAACGGTAGATGGGCATCAACCCCCACTCATAGTAGCAAACATACAAGTTCCATATCTGGTGTTGGAGTGCCATCACAACTTTGAAAGAAAAGGTGTGCACCTGAACCTACTAGGTCCGTgaaatgtggatgcaaattttgtaCATGGCTAATTTGATGAAATTCCGCCTAAAAGAGAACAAACAATGTTAGCCTAATTGGCGAACACTCAATAAAAAAGGGAATGTGTCCGTCAAAGGACCTCTGATGCTTAAGTCAGAAAAAAGTAGAGAAAACATAAAACTTGAGAGAGTTCGAAGTAGTAAGTGACGATTACAATTTTCTCTGAATGACTTGGCTATTTATTGGGAAGAAACCCTACCAGGTAACTGGGAGGGAACACACAAAGGGAACACACAAAGGTAGCTAGGTAATCCTTGATGATGCAGGCCAGTCTCCACAGTCTTACCAACTAGTATTCCTGAAGGTCCCTTAGTAAGAGCACATGTGCGTTGAACACACAAAGGGAGACTCCGAAGAGTCAGCTGCCTTGCCATAATTGGAGATTGGGTATAACCTAATGATAGAATGTACTATAGGCGGCAATGAGAGTCCATAATAAGTGTCATGTGCAGTTTGGAGAGTCCATGACTCACACCATGGGCGGCCCGCAAAGCCCATGATGTGTTAGTGGCATAAAAGCCCAATTACCTTATAACATACTACTTATGACGTCAAGAGTAAAACAGTCACATTGAGTATACACTCCATGTGTCCTCCTATTAGATGTGATAAACTTATGTCTTCACATGAATTGCTTCGCCCAAATCTCAGGACAACGTAGTGGAGTCACTAAGGACAAGGTAATAGCACGAACAATTGCTTCCTTAGGAGAACGTCATCGAAGTAAATTGAGGAAGAAAATCGAAGATGAGAAAATGAATCTTGTGGATGAAGTAATCAATACTCTGTGTTGCTCTTGGGAATTTtggggaaagggatcctctccggatcccttcctcctaatccaccaaatcagtAGATTCgtgtcattgaaatttgatccaacgactgaaattgttataacttttaaagtgagcccctgtttgtagtcgtttgatcaaatttcaatgacatAGATCCACTGATTTTGTGGATTAgaaggaagggatccggagtaAGGGATCCGGAGTCCCTTTCCTTTGGCAGCTCAGGCTTCTAACTATATAAAATTTGTAGTTGAATCTCTATTGATTGTTGAAAGCCTAATTGGTTCTCATTAGGATCCATTCGCTGGCCATAGTATGTGTTTATAGTGTATCAGTATATACTTAAACCAATAGCCTGCCCATTAATCAGTATTATCAGTTTGGAGATGTTGCGAGGTGGTTGTAAAGCCTTATGCTATTATCTTAGCCACAATGGCTTAGAACATTTGTTCACCAATGGTTTGATTCGGTTTGTGGTTTGACATACACCTAtcacttaataaaaaatttgcatctatattgaaataaatattagaattttttttttcttccaatttataGAAAATTCATTGCCAACTTGTTAACCTCGGAATTTTAATCTCATAATGCTAAGATATTCAATAAATTACTAtcttatataataataaaaaaaatatcttttttATTGTAATATTAACCCACGGTTTGTAAAAGTTAAAATCACATACTAAATCAATGGTTTagatttttaacaaacaataataTATATCTAAAGAAGAAGGCGATGAGCTTACTCAGATAATGAGctatcaataatgtggtttaaattcgcatttgacgagaatcgaacctaagacctctcacttataagtgaaaatatatatcactagaataaatatatataaaaaaataatatcaaaCTGGACCAACCCAAATGACGTAGTTTGATTGGTTTTtcgatttttcaatttgtttgggTTAGTTTTTCGGTTTGTTTGCCCAACCTTAATTCAAATGACATACATTACAATTGAAATTACAAAGCCAGAAACAAAACCAGTCCCTCattaaaattgaaattacaTAATTCAACAAAGCAACCAACAAGCATGAAAAATATCCTTCCCATTAATTCAAAGCTTTAAAATTGGCTTCATTAACCCAATTCCCAATTGTGTTAAATTAAGTGTGGCATTCCACAGTGGTTTAGGTGAATGTGAAACCCGTATATAAGAATCATGTTTGATTTTTGTAAGAATAATACTTGACTACTCAAAGATAGTGGGAACTCTTactcaaaatttctcaaaattgttcGTTGTTAATTTATAGAACTTGTGTTTATAATAAGAGTCGTTCAAATTATAAATCACCCTATAAAGATCGCatctgcaaaaaatcaattaaaactaaggtcgtttaatcatcaaactgtttaaaaataaatgaaCGGTATTGGTAAAAGCATTATAAACCGTatatgtatttgctacaatagattgactaaacaaccttagttttaatttattttttgcagagatgatctttacagtGTGATTCATAATATGAACTATTCTGATCATAAACACAAAGCACTGTGATTAAAATACTAAGAGTTCTGAGTATGAGCtcctactcatctttgagtagccaaATATTGTTCTTTTTGTAATACTAATTCAATATATTTGTATCACACTCGTAAGTTTGACATAACTAATGAGTCTAATATATTGAACTCacaaattcaataaattagTATCACATTCAACTTTTCCGTCACACTGTAAAAGTGTGATTTATATACTATATTATTAGtatttgttgaccctaaaaactaacaagcctacatggcgcgcaggccgagtaatcaataagttaactacgtcattcgattGTGTACGGAgagtgccaactcgtcggtgaccggggagtaaaatgtgttgatgtggcTTTGAGCgtgctgctgacttcttgattttgcgactgcggccgaggaaggaacacgtctcggccttcgggttctagagcctgaagacaatgCTGCTAGTCTTGCGAAGTTCATGGATCGTCGGCGCTGGGTTCGGTCaaggtgattatattcgtaagagtataagcacaccGAACTGGCACCAAACTATAcggacacaagtactcaaaagagatgtatgtcttgatggtgaatgtggttcgggcgtcagaatgccgaactctaaaacttacttCTGAATATCctatcataaaataactcggcgttcaatgtgctGAGCccagtaacttgtaacacctcacttcgccgagaaggctaatgataTAACATCTACCAACAAAgactcgaaaatccttgtcggtcgagacttggataggtaatcagtcGGCCTCgacacagtgttgtttatccaaactgaaggtgctcatcggtcggctgattctatgactccaatgttgtttatccaaactgaagatgtcacatgttgccttcacagtgttgtttatccaaactgaagatgtgtcaacggaaaaagaaaataaaaatctcaaggttgttgagaggtttcgcgtagagcgagagtttgcgcggagcagtttgtgtgttgaattggataGGGCCCTCCATGTTGCACGACTTCTTGCATTTATAGTGACTGTGTGCTTAGTAGCCAACCCGTGTAGTTCCAGTCGAAAGCATAACACTTTTCCTGAGATAATTATCACAAAACCCCTTGCCATCATCTCGATATCTGGGAAGGATTGGCAATTGTACTTTCCTTCTATTTAGACTAGATACACTAGTCACTTGATAATATTCGTATTTAAAGTTGTTGTTAACTTCAAATTTCCATGCACCACTCACTAGATCATTATCATGATAATTCCAACTTAAATAGGAATATGCCATTGCTAGCAAATTGAAGAGTGCAACATCTCCTTTATTTTAGCTCGGATACATCCATGCATGCATCCTGATCAAATgaatttcaaattcatttttagcTTCCAAGTGTCGTCAGATATCCCAAATCAATTCGAACTGTACTGCTTGCTTGGGATATAATTTGCATCATATTTATCTGGTTTAAAAAGATGCagataattcatattaaaagataattattatgataaaaaccataatattatcctttaacaataacaaaattatcttcacttttTCATCCGACAGTTGGGAGCTATGCCCACTCAACAACCTTGATTGCACGGGCCGATGGTGTAGTATTACACTAACTTTTTTCGGCAGGCCtaaggctggtttggtattgctgtactttgaaaaaaaaaaattgtttctgatgtgctgtgagaataagctcatttttatTGCTtcacattcaatttttttttcacccaaaactatgaaaataagctgtttttaagtgtttaccaaacacatttttaagcttagctttttttttatactcactttttataaaaacacctCAGTACGAAACCAGTACTAAGTTACATATTTAACGAAAAAGAGTGtgtggatattttttttttttaataaaagtaaATTGAGGACATAAAAAATTTTGGTTCACAAGATTAGTCTGAAGATTCCATGTGGGCCCATTTCTAACCTTATTCTGTGTTCTGTCATAAGGACCACAGTTTGCTAAAccccttgattttttttttttagaatatatcaatatttttacattaaaaggaggaagagtttGGCTAAGTCATACAATGACAATctaatttgatattgaatttgtcattcacgagattcgaacctaagacttctcacttccaagtgaaaagaaatatcaacagaccgtagtactgaatgGCTGCTAAACTCCTTGttaaatgaagcaaaactcAGATCACATGGactgatagaagcatatttatgctactgagttagcttgttctcatgcatttatgttgttatttcttagttaattatgtattttaagctattttcgtgtgtttgtaggtccaaagggttattGTGGCAaataagtgcattttggag
This window harbors:
- the LOC126582705 gene encoding vegetative cell wall protein gp1 yields the protein MEDDGEKKAYPSPTSSPPTPPSPLPISVGPGNQKYIFSPSPSPSPPFSPAPSSHTSAENFPLLPRDQKLSSSPAGPSVFSLDYRRPPEDSDSKSSCLKDLLEWFIERCCNCGAKSQ